In the Arachis hypogaea cultivar Tifrunner chromosome 20, arahy.Tifrunner.gnm2.J5K5, whole genome shotgun sequence genome, aataaagtgtttgtatttaattttcaattaagaaAAATGTGGAACAACTCTATACTACGTTTTTGTTAAGCAAAacttttatgtgtctcatattaATAGAAGTAAACAACTCCATAAATCTGATTGTTAGAGAGAATTATTGTCTTTCAATCTTGATTAGTCAGTTAATGTAACTATTTTACCAActtatttaagaattttaataGCTGGTAGAGGGAGAAGACGattgagaggagagagagaagggagatcgGTATAATTTTGTAACACATCTCATAACaaattcctataataatattaacattGACAACTTCTAACACAGTATAATTAAATGTCAATTTGATAGAATGGCTACAACAGCCTCGTCAAGATGAAGAATCTAATTATGATTCATATCAGATTATAAATCTAATAATTTGATAGAGTGGCTACCAAAGTACCAATCTCCCCTGTCAATAGAACCATTCCAGTTTTTTCATTCAGGTTTCTTCAAATTCAAACAGTTATCGTTTAAACAAATCCTGAATTTGATTTAATTCCTTTCCTGAAATCAAGAAACAGGCAAGAATGTTAGTTAACAACCTTGATCAAATTATAGAGCAATGCAAGTTTACCGAATAAACAAAAGAACAAGGAAAAAAAAATGCTAAAGTAGCTTGAAACCAGTTCATTATTCAAAATCGTTGCACTTGGAGAATCTTATGTTATATAAATTGCACACATGGCTAACCATTCAAAACATCTTATTAGATACTTCTATTCAAGATTAAACAGTTTTTCTAAATATGAGTATGACCAAAATGTTGCTGTTCAATAAGGCCTCTAGTTAACAACTTTACTAGCTAGAGATCTCTCCTAATCATATCTTAGTAATCAACATTAATTTACATTTTAGTACGATCTGAATAGAAAATAAGCAGAAAACTCGGATGAAAAGATTGAGATTGGAGATAACCTCCAGCTTCGAGTTGCTTCTGTAGTTCTTGGCCTATAGCATCATTCTCAGCCTGTAATATGACGTACAAAAAAAAAACGTTTGAAGTTATACGGCgccgttttgatttttttaagaaAGGAATAAAAAACCTAGCCTTGCCTTTACTCCCTTACGGCCTCACCCCCTTCCCCCAACACCCCCTATCCCCTACCAATTCGGGAATCACTCTGAAGTCTGAAGTGAACTCTGAAGCAAAGTTAAATCTCCAAATCAAAACCCTAGGTTCTCCCTACAACGTTTCTGCCGCAGTGCTGCCGCCGTCCGTGCTGTCAGCGCCGTCCGTGGCCAAGCCCTCTCTTGTAGCTCGGCGTCCTTCTTCCCCCTGTCCTCCGTCCGTCCTCCGTGCTCTGTTTTGTTGGCTTGGAGCAGCTCGCCGTGCGCCGCTCGTCGTCGTCCGTGTCTCCGTCGAAGGTTAGTGTCACTGCTTTCACTTCTTCGGTTCTTGTTCGTGTCTCCGTCTTCTCTCCCCAGAGCCTGCCTCTGTTTGCTGATTTTTAAAGGGAAATTGTGAAATTGCTAATTTTTGCTGATTTTGTGCTGCTGCTCTTTCTTTACTTCCtgaaatttttgttgaaaatttcttGCTGCTGctaaaaatgaaaatcaaatcattattaaaatttttgtttaggGATTACTCGTTGCTGTTTTGTAATGTTTGTTGAAATttcaggtttagtgtgattaggattaCTTGCTGCTGTTGAAATTTCAGGTTCAgtgtgattagggattacttgttgctgttttgtaatgtttgttgaaatttcaggtttagtgtgattagggattacttgCTGCTGTtgaaatttcaggttcaatgtgattagggattacttgttgcTATACTTGTTGCTGTTGAAATTTCAGGTTCAGTGTGACTAGGGATTACttgttgctgttttgtaatgtttgttgaaatttcaggtttaatgtgattagggattacttgCTGCTGTTGAAATTTCAGGTTTAGTGTGACTAGGGATTACttgttgctgttttgtaatgtaataatgtttgttgctgaatgatAATTTGTACTGctgctgtttttaattttgtgtatGATTTGTTAATTTCAGTTATGAATGatagtattaatcaagaagcaatTGCTGATAACAATGCATCTGTGAATAATAACTTGCCTACCAATCctcctattttgattttgttacttTCAAATTCGCTCCAGTCCATTTACAGGTTCAAAAACACGGATGAAGTTGCCTTTGTTAATAACTTCTAtgtttcttttgcttttctgGGATTTAATTGATATATAGCTTCAATTCGGTCACTATTTTTCTTGCTGATCTGCTAATGGTTTGGTATTGCTTTTACAATTGCTGCTTTTACACTTGCTGCAGCCACTGCTGAATAGTTCCTGTGCACATGTGTGGACCATTTATTTAACATACATGGCAACTTGAGAGAAACCAGAGCCATGCATTTGATATAAGGCTTGCTTTTTAGATTTGTATATTTAGTATTTACAACCTAAGCAATTTCTTtctgctattattattattattattattgcttacTGTATCTGTTTAGTAGTACTTTTAATGTTTTTCTCGTTTTCAATTTGTTATAAATTTCTTTTGTACTCCATAATGTAATATATACTAAGGGCGTCTCCATGTTGGCATTTAatatttaggttttttttttttttattatttaacttttgagtttgtattttgataagatcgtgtgaatttggttgatgatattttatgtagtgttttaaatttcgaatatattttaagatttatattagactataattatattttaggatgtttatttataatttatttattattctattcataaatgattttttcggttgaaccaccggttggaccagtaaaccagtgaacTAGTAACTAGAatggtttgatgaccggtccggttctcagaaccttgTATGAAATAAAACAGCGCCGTTtgggaaatttttgaaaaccagcCGAGTCCCTGTTCGGTTCGACTGACCGGCTCCCGGCCGGTTCGGCTGTTCATCGGCGGTTTTCAAATTTGGTGGTTATAGTTTTTAACTGAACCGCAAACCTCGTCGGTTCATGGTTTGACCGGACAgttcgaaccggttttcagaaccttggttttTTGGCTTTTTCAAGTTTGTAGATTTGTAGCCCTTTTTTCTTactatattatttttagtatattaaagGCAAAATTTCCAAGGCATAGAGCGAAGAAAATGGTCAAACAATCAACTCAATTGAAGGAACTTAAAACCCAAACGCAGCAACCTCAATTCAAGGAGCTTGAAATCGAAGGTACagcaaaatcaaataacaaatttCTTGATCAGCATAAAGTTTTCactatttattttcattaaaactCTACCTGTGTGTTTGTGGCAGTGGAGCGTCAAATCAGTGCAATTAGGGTGGTTCGTGATGTTGAGATCGAGCGATTGTTGATGGAACTTCGTTTGGTTTGGTCATGTTTCAGTGAGGAACAGCTCCGGAAGCCAATGCTGCAGGTCTTCGAAGAAACCTTACCGAATCTCTCAATTGTGAAAGATGAAGGGAATGGGAAATTCGATGTGAagtggaaagagagagggagcaGAATGTCCACGACCTGTGGTGGTGTAGGAAGAGATTTGCACGCTTCTCTGTTCCAGAGGCTTTCAATTGCTTTTCCTTCGGAATGTCCTTCGGTTCCTCAGTTTGGTGGTTTTGAATACTCTAGCAATACTGGTAgtgtttagttttctctttcgatttaactcatttcatatCTGAATTAAAGTttcttaaattgaattaaaaaaatggaaATGTGTGTTATGAAACATACTATTGTTCTATGCCCCTTAAATTGTTTGAGTTCCTTCAATTTTGAACGATTTTACTATAGATATTATAGTTCTTATACATTTTGGCATAGATTGTAGTTGATACCTGTTAGTTTACTTCTTTGTTGGCAGGGAGAacaggatttcttggtgatgaaaaTCTCCATTTTAAGGACTTTGTatgttctctatcttctctgtgcACTTTGATTAATTGTATTTTGTAACATCCTATCCTTAGCTGGCTTGTTTGGGTCACTTACGCTGGACTTGATGCAACATAAAATTGGGGTAGCTGTGTAGGAGCAGCATTAATATAGCACTTCCATTCTCATTTCCATCATGTGCTGAAGCATCCATGAATTGATTTGAATGAGAAATGTTGCTATTCATTTAGGATCGTTTCATGTACAGATGGAAGAGAACTTACCCCTATTACTAGTTTCTTTTCATACGCTGCTAAATCTATTATGACTAACTTAAACATCTTGCAAATAACAACTAATTAGTGATTGCAATGTAttgtgataatatgaattgattgAATGTCTGTTACATAGGTTTTTGAGGAGCCATGTGAAGCTCAGACTCTCACAAGTCAAGAAGGTCTTCAGACTCCCAATGTCCGTATTTTCTCCCTTTATTTTTTACCTTCtgttttttatggatgactttatgaACTCTAGTATTCATTGCTGAGGCTATTTTTTAAACAGCTGTGATTAATTTGGCTTTGTTGCCTTTTGCAGGTGAGTAGTCAGCGCTTGTCTGTTGGGATGACACCCAAAACCCTTAGGCTGCCGAAACCTGGCGAGATGCTTCTCTCTGTCCATGGATCACCTCTTGGTGTTTACAAGGAAAATAACATGGAAGCTATATATGGTATGAAGCAAATGTTCTATTTGAAACTATTGCTATATCTTGttcatttaatttccttgttGCATGAAGAGAAGGCGACAACTCCTTTTGTTTAACATCTGCATACTTTCCCAAAAATAAACTACGAAGATGGTACTCGAAAGTTTATGCCGCTAATAAAAATAACCTGGAAAGATAACAAATAAGCTCCAAAAGATTTAAAAAGTGAGAAAACTAACGGgatattagttatattttttcataaaatactttagatattagatttcgaTGCGATATTTTGTAAGCATTATTAGAAAAATGAGACTTTGTCAtagttaaaatttggtgatttgtcAAGGAATTATTTCGATGTTTTTTGTGaatgattgaatttaaaataaaatgtacAAGTTGTTTGCTAAATACAAAATTCCTTTAtcgtttatgtaaaaaaaatatgatatttttgttaattttgtcaCGTTTTTTATCTTCTGAGACTTATTTGTCATTCGTAGAAATCTTATTTGGTTATTTTTCATAGTGATATGAGTTTTTTGGTGCAATTTCGGTAGTTTACCTTGTTCCTAATAGCATGTGAGCTATTTTTAGCTCAATTTGTTAGTTACTTTATAAGCTAAGCTCTTGACCCCGTGAGCTACTGAGCTTGAGCTAAAAATTTGAGCTCATTTATTAAATGAGTCAAACTTAACTTTGCTATGTTCCATGAGCAGGGTTGTATATTCATTTATCGGTTCACATAGATATGTAGATGCCTGAGACCTTGGCATAATATCACCTATATCATTatatattatcaataataatatataatatctcAATTATTTGCATAATGTGTCTTGTAGAATAAATATGTTGAAAATAAGTATGTGCTTATAGCCAAAAGCTTAATTAATATCTAAGGGTTAATGTTCAAATGGTCTTTGAAATTTTACTTGTGCATCAAGATTCCATAATAAGATTAAGCTCAATAATAAATCAGTCAAACCATGAGTTGAGCTAAATATTATCAAGCTGAGTTTGAGCATTGTCAATTTTGGGGTCGACTTTGCGTATTTTCAACCCttgattttgtttttgttcttgttctttcaCACTGAATGAAAATCCTGGAATCTTCCAGAATGCTCTAGTTATGATATCTATTATTATCTGCAGAGTCAGAAGAAGGTTAAATGCCTGCTAAAGCTGTTATGCGCACTGACAGTACCATCCTCTTCATCTCCTTAGAGGATGGCCATGTAAATTTGGTGGCCCCTAGTTCATCATTTTTCATTTAATGTTCTACAGTTTTAGATGAATGCCATTGACCATTCTACAAAGTTGCTTATACCATATAGTTTCAAATTCAGTGTTGGTTTATACTTGGGGAAGCATAATTGTTAGATTATTACATATTTACATTGAGGTTCAGTTATTTAGTCAGTAATGAGAATTATTCtcctaaatatgtatgttagtatTGGTTTTCATTCTGTTAAGAGTAGTACAAACTACTTACAATGAGTATGTAAGTGATAGCTACGATTGATTGTATTGGTCAACCTCATTTTAAATTTATGCTTAGATTTTTCTCCCAGCCTACTCAATTTGTCTGAGACTCCGTGCATTGCATTGGCTATTGACATTTGTTAATCCTTCgtgttataaattttaataatttgaatTGTGTATTCTTTTTGCTAATAGATGTTTTATATTGTTATGAAAACCATCATGTAGTATTTAATCTGAAAGTAATAGCAGAAGCAATAGAATAATAGCAAGCGGCATACAATcccataaaaaagaaaagaaaaagttagaCGTAAGTTGATTGTGCAATAAATCTTTCTCCTTTTTCACCCTATCGACGTTTGCAATGTAGCATTTGGATTAAGTCCAAAGTAGTTTTTGAGATTGTCTGTTTGTACCGAAAaagtttttgagattttaattacattataaatatctttaagattaaaaaaattgtattattatCATTTCAACAAATATTTATTGTCAAAACTAAAGTAACGTCGTTTTGTCTAATCTAACAAGTAAGGATATGTGTTAAGTTACTCAAGGTATGATGTGTAATTCGACAGAGAGGGGATAGGAACCACGAGGTGCAATTTTTTTAATCTTGGAGATTTTTATAGCGCAATTAAAATTTCGGTGATTTTTTTCGGTGCAAGCGGCTAATTTTAATGACCACTTTAGAGTTTAACAGAGTTTACGTCGTAATATTTTCTCTTATGTTGCAAATAGTTGGTGTTTTTTTATCTTGAAGTGTTGGTATTCAATCCATGGTCTGACTATTGGCACACTCTTCGTTCAAAGATAAAGTCTAATGAGTTATATGTCATTATCCTGTTTAGTTGAAGATAAatatagaaattgaaataaacaaaattattaaaatattcttactaataaaaaaattaaaattagaataaaattccCATTCGGTCATCCCACacgttgaaaacaaaagaaacaaagagagaGCAGAGACTGAACGAAAagatatggaagaagaggaagaaaagagagaagaggggagGGAGAGACGACGCGGATGGTAGGGGTGTTCGTGCAGTTTGGATCGGTTTTCCAGCATAGAATTTACAGATGAAAGATAGAATACCTAATAGCACAGATTTTGCTTAGTATGCCATTTTTGTACAGTGAAATCATATTAGATCATACATACAAGTGTTGATATCATTTAGTTCATAGTGTTGGATTTTAGATCCTCCAATTTCATAGGAAAATTTTAAGAAGAATTTAAACTTTATTATGGATTTTATATACCTAACAATACTATAATagcaatgttattttttattagtgtttTGCTCAAGCTCCAAATTATTCGATGTCATATTGGGTTTTTTGCCTGCCTTGAATTTTTCAAAGGAAAACGAAAATGGtcgttaaatatatatatatatttctatcaTATACTAATTTGATATAACTACATAAGACTTCACAAAAAGGGACCTAATCTTAAGATttttgatagaaaaataataaccaATTAGAAATATTTTCCTGTGACAATAAATGTTGATTGGCACatagttttccttttctgttttttccttaaaaaaatcaAGTATTAATATGTGTTtggtaaaatttattaataaaatgtttgtatttaattttcaattaagaaAAATATGAAACAACTTCATACTAAGTTTTTGTTAAGCAAAACTTTTTATGTGTCTCATTAATAGAAGTAAGCAACTCTATAAGTCTGATTGTTAGAGAGAATTATTGCCTTTCAATCTTGATTAGTCAGATAATGTAACTATTTTACCAACTTATTTAAGGGTTTTAATAACTGGTAGAGGGAGAGGACGattgagaggagagagagaggggagatcGGTATAATTTTGTAACACGTCTCATAACAAATCCctataataatattaacattaCCAACTTCTAACACAGCATAATTCAATGTCAATTTGATAGAGTGACTACAACAGCCTCGTCGACATGAAGAATCTAATAACTTAACAAAGGCTTCTAAAAGGTTATACTGCAGACTATGATTCATGTCAAACTGGAGATAAAGTTGTGGCTACCAAAGTGCCAATCTCCCGTCAATAGAATCATTCCAGTTTCTTCATTCAGGTTTCTTTAAATTCAAACAGTTATCTGACGCTCGTTTAAACAAATCCTGAACTTGATTTAATTCCTTCTCTGAAATCAAGAAGCAGGCAAGAATGTTAGCTAACAACCTTGATCAAATTATAGAGCAATGCAAGTTTACCGAATAAACAAAAGAACAAGGGAAAAAAATGCTAAAGTAGCTTGAAACCAGTTCATTATTCAAAATCGTTGCATCTTATGTTATATAAATTGCACACATGGCTAACCATTCAAAACATCTAATTAGATACTTCTATTCAAGATTAAACAGTTTTTCTAAATATGAGTATGACCAAAATGTTGCTGTTCAATAAGGCCTCTAGTTAACAACTTTACTAGCTAGAGATCTCTCCTAATCATATCTTAGTAATCAACATTAATTTACATTTTAGTACGATCTGAATAGAAAATAAGCAGAAAACTCGGATGAAAAGATTGAAATTGGAGATAACCTGCAGCTTCGAGTTGCTTTTGTAGTTCTTGGCCTATAGCATCATTCTCAGCCTGTAATGTGAAGTACAAATATAAGCAGAATCCCAATGTAACAACTGATTCCCTCTTCAGATGAGGCTTTACATTATTAAGAAAAGCGAAAAccctaaaataataattaaaaaaaaaaaaagatgagacTGAAAAGCAGTTAGGTCGACACCTGTAGGTCAGCAATCCTTTTAATCTGCGCTTCTTCACCTCCCTCGGATATTGGAAGTGCCGCAACTAATGCATCAAACTGCAGAAAAGATACCAAAAACGTTTCAAGATTATAAGGAAGATTAGGGCAGCAAAGAAAACAAGAAGTAAGGAACCCTGTGCTTTAGCTAAAATGATGCATACCTGTTTAGCAGCCTTCACCAAACCAGCACTCATCAGCTTGGGCTGTTCAGAAAAGTTTGAGCCATCCTCCGTAGGATGAGGAGGTGGTTCAGGATAATGTGGTGAGAGCCGATTAGGAGGAGCATCCCTTTGCAAGGTCCCAATGGTATTGAAAGCAAGATGTGCAATCAAATTAACTTGTTCTTGTAATTGAGAAATTATATCCATTAAAACTGAAAATTCCTGGAGCAAAAGTTGAGACCTGGCAGAATCGAGCAGAGACAACCACCCACGCTGCAGTGCAGGCAGCAACAACCACGCACAGCTCGAGCACTCACTAGCGGAGGAGGGAGATGAGACGCAAGCACACGAGGCAGAGGATACGGCGAGAGGCACGGCGACGGCGGCGAGAGGCACGGCGACGGCGGCGAGCGTGCGGTGGCGGTGAATCTAGGTGAGCTGAGAGTGAGtaagtgagtgagagagagagatgggAGTGGGGTGGGTAGCTTCAGAACTagggtttttttttgttaattaaaaacgtcaaacgacgtcgtttaggAGCGGGGATTTAAAAAAAGATTCTAATAACcaaaccggtcatcaaaccgtttTAACTactgatttattaatttattggttcaactgatttaaaaaatcgttttataacaaataaaaatataaatacacactgaaatataattatagtttaatataaattttaaaatattattcaaattaaaagtattacataaatcacaatgttataatctcattcaaatacaaactcaaaagtcaTAACAAAAAACAACCAAACATAAAATGCCAACATCTAAATTTGTCAACAACCAAACATAAACTGCCATATTTTATAAACATGGCGCAGAACCACCAAACAACTTCCACTATTCATCTACAAGGTACAATCCCATAACCATGctattagttatcaaattaaaaaaatgaaagtaTAAAATATGTGTATAGATACATGGCTGCAATCACACTCCTCCACCATTCATATATGTTTGTGCATGTTTTCTGACATGATTGTAAATAGATTGAGAGGCAAGCAGTATGCAACTATTTGGGTTCTAAAATTGTATTTTATCtccaataaataaatattgatgCTGAATTATGTTCAAACTCAGTTCAACTTTTACTTTAGTCCTTACCTCCTTATTCCTTTAGTTCAATTCTTTAG is a window encoding:
- the LOC112784420 gene encoding uncharacterized protein is translated as MVKQSTQLKELKTQTQQPQFKELEIEVERQISAIRVVRDVEIERLLMELRLVWSCFSEEQLRKPMLQVFEETLPNLSIVKDEGNGKFDVKWKERGSRMSTTCGGVGRDLHASLFQRLSIAFPSECPSVPQFGGFEYSSNTGRTGFLGDENLHFKDFVFEEPCEAQTLTSQEGLQTPNVSSQRLSVGMTPKTLRLPKPGEMLLSVHGSPLGVYKENNMEAIYESEEG
- the LOC112784421 gene encoding mediator of RNA polymerase II transcription subunit 21 codes for the protein MDIISQLQEQVNLIAHLAFNTIGTLQRDAPPNRLSPHYPEPPPHPTEDGSNFSEQPKLMSAGLVKAAKQFDALVAALPISEGGEEAQIKRIADLQAENDAIGQELQKQLEAAEKELNQVQDLFKRASDNCLNLKKPE